In Streptomyces chartreusis, the following proteins share a genomic window:
- a CDS encoding aldo/keto reductase: MQTVTLNNGVRMPALGLGVFQTPPDETRDAVTAALDLGYRHIDTAAAYGNEREVGQAVRDSAVPRDDLFIETKIWISDYGYDETLHGFAKSAAKLGVDRIDLLILHQALPSDFDRTIAAYRALEKLLADGRVRAIGVSNFMVEHLTALLDATTVVPAVNQLEIHPYFQQRAVLDFDDRHHILSQAWSPIGGITFYPGYGEDRRSVLEDPVVTAIAGAHGKSPAQVLLRWGIQQGRSVIPKSTRRRRIAENIDVFDFSLTAEELKALDALETGRRGGPEPENVTLAAYGRAIPEA, from the coding sequence ATGCAGACCGTCACCCTCAACAACGGCGTGCGGATGCCCGCCCTCGGACTCGGCGTCTTCCAGACCCCGCCCGACGAGACCAGGGACGCCGTCACCGCCGCGCTCGACCTCGGCTACCGGCACATCGACACCGCGGCCGCGTACGGCAACGAACGCGAGGTCGGCCAGGCCGTCCGGGACTCCGCGGTGCCCCGCGACGACCTCTTCATCGAGACGAAGATCTGGATCAGCGACTACGGCTACGACGAGACACTGCACGGCTTCGCCAAGAGCGCCGCCAAGCTCGGCGTCGACCGGATCGACCTGCTCATCCTCCACCAGGCCCTCCCGTCCGACTTCGACAGGACCATCGCCGCCTACCGCGCCCTGGAGAAGCTCCTGGCCGACGGCAGGGTCCGCGCCATCGGCGTCAGCAACTTCATGGTCGAGCACCTGACCGCACTGCTCGACGCCACCACCGTCGTTCCCGCCGTCAACCAGCTGGAGATCCACCCCTACTTCCAGCAGCGCGCCGTCCTCGACTTCGACGACCGGCACCACATCCTCAGCCAGGCGTGGTCGCCCATCGGCGGAATCACCTTCTATCCGGGATACGGCGAGGACCGCAGGAGCGTCCTGGAGGACCCGGTCGTGACCGCGATCGCCGGGGCACACGGCAAGAGCCCGGCCCAGGTACTGCTGCGCTGGGGCATCCAGCAGGGCCGCTCGGTGATCCCGAAGTCGACCAGGCGCCGGCGCATCGCCGAGAACATCGACGTCTTCGACTTCTCCCTCACCGCGGAGGAGCTGAAGGCCCTCGACGCCCTGGAGACCGGCCGGCGCGGCGGCCCCGAGCCCGAGAACGTCACCCTCGCCGCCTACGGGCGCGCCATCCCGGAAGCCTGA
- a CDS encoding DUF2255 family protein, with amino-acid sequence MTTWNDSDLTEIGTAEELALESERSDGTLRAPVTMWVVRAGDRLYVRSVKGVDGPWYQGTRSRLRGRVEAGGVRADVAFRDADPGEYADVDAAYREKYGRYTSIVDHVLTDRARASTLRLEPR; translated from the coding sequence ATGACCACCTGGAACGACTCCGACCTGACAGAGATCGGCACGGCGGAAGAGCTGGCCCTGGAGTCCGAACGCTCCGACGGCACGCTCCGCGCCCCCGTGACCATGTGGGTCGTACGGGCGGGCGACCGGCTCTACGTCCGCTCGGTCAAGGGCGTCGACGGCCCCTGGTACCAGGGCACACGTTCGCGCCTGCGGGGACGTGTCGAGGCCGGAGGCGTCCGGGCCGACGTCGCCTTCCGCGACGCCGATCCCGGCGAGTACGCCGACGTGGACGCGGCCTACCGGGAGAAGTACGGCCGGTACACCAGCATCGTCGACCACGTCCTGACCGACCGGGCCCGCGCCTCCACCCTCCGCCTCGAACCCCGCTGA
- a CDS encoding zinc-dependent alcohol dehydrogenase family protein, translating to MRATLMYAAEDIRVEDVADPKIQQATDAVVRIVLSCVCGSDLWPYKSLEPTDTPRHMGHEFLGVVEETGSGVRTLKPGDVVVAPFVWADNTCAYCREGLQTSCPHGGQWGVNGVDGGQGQAARVPQADGTLVKMPVAEDSELLPDLLTLSDVLCTGYHAARTAGVRRGDTVTVVGDGAVGLSAVLSARLLGAERIVLMGRHGARTDLGRDFGATDVVAERGDEGVALVRELTGGEGTRKVLECVGLKDALVQSLGVVRAGGTISRVGAPQYPEVPFGFGDFMRNITLTGGVAPARAYIEELMPHILDGSIRPGRVFDRTVPLEDVADGYRAMNDRETLKVLVRP from the coding sequence GTGCGCGCCACCCTGATGTACGCGGCCGAGGACATACGTGTCGAAGACGTCGCCGACCCGAAGATCCAGCAGGCCACCGACGCGGTCGTACGGATCGTGCTGTCCTGCGTCTGCGGCAGCGACCTGTGGCCCTACAAGTCGCTGGAGCCCACCGACACCCCCCGTCACATGGGTCACGAGTTCCTCGGCGTCGTCGAGGAGACCGGGTCCGGGGTACGCACCCTGAAGCCGGGGGACGTGGTCGTGGCGCCGTTCGTCTGGGCCGACAACACCTGCGCGTACTGCCGCGAGGGCCTGCAGACCTCCTGTCCGCACGGCGGCCAGTGGGGCGTGAACGGCGTCGACGGCGGCCAGGGCCAGGCCGCCCGCGTCCCCCAGGCCGACGGCACGCTGGTGAAGATGCCCGTCGCCGAGGACTCCGAGCTGCTGCCCGACCTGCTCACGCTCTCCGACGTGCTCTGCACCGGCTACCACGCCGCCCGCACGGCGGGCGTCCGCCGCGGCGACACCGTCACCGTCGTCGGGGACGGCGCGGTCGGTCTGTCCGCCGTGCTCTCCGCCCGGCTGCTGGGCGCCGAACGGATCGTCCTCATGGGCCGCCACGGGGCCCGCACCGACCTGGGCCGCGACTTCGGCGCGACCGACGTGGTCGCCGAACGCGGGGACGAGGGCGTCGCCCTGGTCCGCGAACTCACCGGCGGTGAGGGCACCCGCAAGGTCCTCGAATGCGTCGGCCTGAAGGACGCCCTGGTGCAGAGCCTCGGCGTGGTCCGCGCGGGCGGCACGATCAGCCGCGTCGGCGCCCCTCAATATCCCGAAGTACCTTTCGGGTTCGGCGACTTCATGCGCAACATCACCCTCACCGGCGGCGTCGCCCCCGCCCGCGCCTACATCGAGGAACTGATGCCGCACATCCTCGACGGCTCGATCCGCCCCGGCCGGGTCTTCGACCGCACCGTCCCCCTGGAGGACGTCGCCGACGGCTACCGCGCGATGAACGACCGCGAGACCTTGAAGGTGCTGGTCCGCCCATGA
- a CDS encoding squalene/phytoene synthase family protein produces MVGRERRLVAAGVHGRALRDDYSLAGRVFARRILPHYAAVRLLVAPALQPHLIAAYAFLARTDDLADQGPLHERLPRWRAWAEQVASGLDSGHAQDPVLRAFLHTVSVRQLPHHWVHTYLKATDEELHFTGHATEADFQRYVDNLALPALMLMEDLQHEGGGDAVFRSRCRSFAEGLQRLDFLADLTEDLGEGRLYLPQEDLDRFGVTRAALEAGQDSAAVRELVAFTCRRTRQALTDSQALLDSTAPSFQPLQRALLELAEHQLSRVEHAGASVTRRTVGYGLRKPLAVLLRERGIVRVGSS; encoded by the coding sequence GTGGTGGGTCGGGAGCGGCGGCTGGTGGCTGCCGGGGTGCACGGGCGTGCGCTGCGGGACGACTACTCGCTCGCCGGTCGGGTCTTTGCTCGCAGGATCCTGCCGCACTATGCCGCGGTGCGGCTGCTGGTGGCTCCCGCGTTGCAGCCGCATCTGATCGCCGCCTACGCCTTTCTCGCCCGTACCGACGACCTCGCCGACCAAGGTCCCCTGCACGAGCGGCTGCCGCGCTGGAGGGCCTGGGCCGAGCAGGTCGCCTCCGGGCTGGACTCCGGGCACGCCCAGGACCCGGTGCTGCGCGCCTTCCTGCACACCGTGTCCGTGCGGCAGTTGCCGCACCACTGGGTGCACACGTATCTCAAGGCCACCGACGAGGAACTGCACTTCACCGGGCACGCCACCGAAGCCGACTTCCAGCGCTACGTGGACAACCTCGCCCTGCCGGCCCTGATGCTGATGGAGGATCTCCAGCACGAGGGCGGCGGTGACGCGGTCTTCCGGTCCCGGTGCCGGTCGTTCGCCGAAGGACTGCAACGTCTGGACTTCCTCGCCGACCTCACCGAGGACCTGGGCGAAGGACGCCTGTACCTGCCGCAGGAGGACCTCGACCGCTTCGGCGTCACCCGGGCGGCTCTGGAAGCGGGGCAGGACAGTGCGGCGGTGAGGGAGTTGGTCGCCTTCACCTGCCGCAGGACCCGGCAGGCCCTCACGGACTCACAGGCCCTGCTCGACTCCACCGCGCCGAGTTTCCAGCCGTTGCAGCGGGCTCTGCTGGAGCTGGCCGAGCATCAACTGTCCCGTGTCGAGCACGCCGGTGCCTCCGTCACCCGGCGCACCGTCGGATACGGCCTGCGCAAACCCCTCGCCGTCCTGCTCCGCGAGCGGGGGATCGTCAGGGTCGGCTCATCGTGA
- a CDS encoding sigma-70 family RNA polymerase sigma factor — MREAVHIGRNPSTEPDLQELVGRVALGDEEAFASVYDSVVSPVLGVVRAVLRDQAQSEEVAQEVLVEVWRTAPRYRPDRGTAINWILTLAHRRAIDRVRSVEATAARDHRAAVMDHMPEYDEVSEQVEARIEREQVRRCLRTLTELQRQAVTLAYYRGLTYRQVAEALTLPLGTVKTRLRDGLIRLRDCLGVAA; from the coding sequence GTGCGAGAAGCAGTCCATATCGGCAGAAATCCATCGACGGAGCCGGATCTGCAGGAGCTGGTGGGTCGCGTCGCTCTCGGTGACGAAGAGGCGTTCGCCTCGGTCTACGACAGTGTGGTGAGCCCCGTCCTCGGTGTCGTCCGCGCCGTCCTGCGCGATCAGGCGCAGTCGGAGGAGGTGGCCCAGGAGGTCCTGGTGGAGGTGTGGCGCACAGCCCCCCGATACCGCCCCGACCGCGGCACCGCCATCAACTGGATCCTCACGCTCGCACACCGCCGGGCGATCGACCGCGTGCGCTCGGTCGAGGCCACGGCGGCCCGGGACCACAGAGCCGCCGTCATGGACCACATGCCCGAGTACGACGAGGTCAGCGAACAGGTCGAGGCGCGCATCGAGCGCGAGCAGGTCCGCCGCTGCCTGCGCACGCTCACCGAGCTCCAGCGCCAGGCCGTCACGCTGGCGTACTACCGCGGTCTGACCTACCGACAGGTGGCGGAAGCCCTGACGCTTCCCCTGGGCACGGTCAAGACAAGGCTGCGCGACGGCCTCATCCGTCTGCGCGACTGCCTGGGGGTGGCCGCATGA
- a CDS encoding anti-sigma factor, producing MTTADLHWMTGAYALHALSDDEREAFERHLPHCEPCEREATELRATAARLGLAVSMTPRTAMREQVLRRIDAVRQDPPDAGAAARPERAGARAGLISRWALAACMAAVAALGATAVWQHERAESALEQARRTEQGAGEIATVLAAPDAAARSAALGDGATGTVVVSQDLDRAVFVVSGMERPTRGQVYQLWFADGTAMRSAGLMDPERGDQTVLLRGPVDGASGMGITVEPAGGSRQPTSPPLALMNLPA from the coding sequence ATGACCACCGCCGACCTGCACTGGATGACGGGCGCCTACGCGCTGCACGCCCTGTCCGACGACGAGCGCGAAGCCTTCGAACGCCACTTGCCCCACTGCGAGCCGTGCGAGCGGGAGGCCACCGAACTGCGCGCCACCGCCGCGCGCCTCGGACTTGCCGTCTCCATGACGCCGCGCACCGCGATGCGGGAGCAGGTGCTGCGCCGCATCGACGCCGTCCGGCAGGACCCGCCCGACGCGGGGGCCGCTGCCCGTCCGGAGCGCGCGGGGGCACGGGCCGGGCTGATCTCGCGCTGGGCGCTGGCCGCGTGCATGGCGGCCGTCGCCGCGCTCGGCGCCACGGCGGTGTGGCAGCACGAGCGCGCCGAGAGCGCTCTGGAGCAGGCCCGCCGGACCGAGCAGGGCGCGGGCGAGATCGCCACGGTGCTGGCGGCGCCGGATGCCGCTGCCCGGTCAGCCGCGTTGGGCGACGGCGCCACCGGCACCGTCGTCGTCTCGCAGGACCTCGACAGGGCCGTGTTCGTCGTCTCCGGGATGGAGCGGCCGACGCGCGGGCAGGTGTACCAGCTCTGGTTCGCCGACGGCACCGCAATGCGCTCCGCCGGCCTGATGGACCCCGAGCGCGGCGATCAGACCGTGCTGCTGCGGGGTCCCGTCGACGGGGCGTCCGGCATGGGCATCACCGTTGAGCCCGCGGGCGGCTCGCGTCAGCCCACTTCCCCTCCACTGGCCCTCATGAATCTCCCCGCCTGA
- a CDS encoding molybdopterin-dependent oxidoreductase has translation MIDDGKKLRHPRSWVRPALAAFSGALAGCTALTVAELVSVRVRPQAGPVVAVGSAAIDRTPPAVKDWAIRNFGTDDKLVLQLGILAVLALLALALGLLALRHIRSAAAGVLLFGVVGGLAATSRPDSAGITDAVPSLAGAAAGAVTLFLLVSRLTAARTETGAETGESGAGDEPGWDRRGFVITAVAAAAASTGAGTLGRHLNGSTARDAVASREDVVLPAPGSPAPATPKGAGLRIGGISPFITPTDDFYRVDTALVVPKVDASTWRLRIDGLGVGKAVSLSYDDLLRRDLIERDITLTCVSNEVGGPYVGNARWIGVPLAPLLAECGVRAPSEGGPADQLVSRSVDGMTIGSPVEDVMDGRDALLALGMNGRPLPFEHGFPARMVVPGLYGYVSACKWIEDIELTTFDAYDAYWVKRDWAREAPVKTQSRIDTPKPFARPRTGTVMVAGVAWAQNRGIDKVEVRVDDGGWQEARLAAEDSRDTWRQWSFAWQATKGSHTLTVRATDRTGAVQTEKRTRTVPDGADGRHSVVVTVE, from the coding sequence GTGATCGACGACGGAAAGAAACTTCGCCATCCGCGCAGCTGGGTGCGGCCCGCGCTGGCCGCGTTCAGCGGTGCTCTCGCGGGCTGTACGGCCCTCACCGTCGCCGAATTGGTGTCCGTACGGGTGCGTCCTCAGGCAGGTCCGGTCGTCGCGGTCGGCAGTGCGGCAATCGACCGCACACCCCCCGCCGTAAAGGACTGGGCGATTCGCAATTTCGGGACCGACGACAAACTGGTGTTGCAACTCGGCATTCTCGCCGTACTCGCCCTGCTCGCACTCGCATTGGGTCTGCTCGCCCTGCGCCACATCCGTTCGGCCGCGGCAGGGGTGCTGCTGTTCGGTGTCGTGGGCGGCCTCGCGGCGACCAGCCGCCCGGACTCCGCCGGCATCACCGATGCCGTCCCCTCCCTCGCGGGCGCGGCGGCCGGAGCGGTCACCCTTTTTCTTCTGGTGAGCCGCCTGACGGCCGCCCGCACCGAAACCGGCGCTGAAACCGGCGAGTCGGGAGCGGGCGACGAACCGGGCTGGGACCGCCGGGGCTTCGTGATCACGGCGGTCGCCGCGGCCGCCGCCTCCACCGGCGCCGGCACGCTCGGCCGGCATCTGAACGGCTCGACCGCCCGCGATGCCGTCGCCTCACGCGAGGACGTCGTTCTGCCCGCCCCCGGCTCTCCCGCCCCCGCGACACCCAAAGGCGCCGGACTGCGGATCGGGGGAATCAGCCCCTTCATCACGCCGACCGACGACTTCTACCGCGTGGACACCGCGCTGGTCGTTCCGAAGGTGGACGCCAGCACCTGGCGGCTGCGCATCGACGGCCTGGGCGTCGGCAAGGCGGTCTCACTCTCCTACGACGACCTGCTGCGGCGCGACCTCATCGAGCGCGACATCACACTCACCTGCGTCTCGAACGAGGTCGGCGGCCCCTACGTGGGCAACGCCCGCTGGATCGGCGTACCTCTCGCACCCCTGCTCGCCGAGTGCGGCGTCAGGGCCCCGTCCGAGGGAGGACCCGCCGACCAGCTGGTCTCCCGCTCGGTCGACGGCATGACGATCGGCAGCCCCGTGGAAGACGTCATGGACGGCCGGGACGCCCTGCTCGCCCTCGGTATGAACGGCCGACCGCTCCCCTTCGAGCATGGCTTCCCGGCCCGCATGGTGGTCCCTGGTCTGTACGGCTACGTCTCGGCCTGCAAGTGGATCGAGGACATCGAACTCACCACGTTCGACGCCTACGACGCCTACTGGGTCAAGCGCGACTGGGCGCGTGAGGCACCCGTCAAGACCCAGTCACGGATCGACACCCCCAAGCCGTTCGCCCGCCCCCGGACCGGCACCGTCATGGTCGCCGGAGTCGCCTGGGCCCAGAACCGAGGGATCGACAAGGTCGAGGTCCGCGTCGACGACGGCGGCTGGCAGGAGGCCCGGCTCGCCGCCGAGGACTCGCGCGACACCTGGCGCCAGTGGTCCTTCGCCTGGCAGGCGACCAAGGGCAGCCACACCCTCACCGTGCGCGCCACGGACCGCACCGGCGCGGTCCAGACCGAGAAGCGCACCCGCACCGTCCCCGACGGCGCGGACGGACGGCACTCCGTGGTGGTGACCGTCGAATGA
- a CDS encoding fasciclin domain-containing protein encodes MNTRIRYAALAVTAAVVLPLSLSACSDSGSGSASSGSSGKSSATTPAAEGMGNSASAAPADAPFGPACSSVPEDGAGSFDGMAEDPVATAASNNPALSTLVTAVKKAGLVDTLNNAQNITVFAPTNDAFAKIPKETLNKVLADKEQLTQILTYHVVGQKLTPKDLEKGSYETLQKSKLTTTGSGESYTVNDSAKVVCGNVRTANANVYIIDTVLMPAS; translated from the coding sequence ATGAACACCCGAATTCGTTACGCCGCGCTCGCTGTCACCGCCGCGGTCGTTCTGCCCCTGTCCCTGAGCGCCTGCTCCGACAGCGGCAGCGGCTCCGCCTCGTCGGGCTCTTCCGGAAAGTCGTCCGCGACGACGCCGGCCGCCGAGGGCATGGGCAACTCCGCGAGCGCCGCCCCGGCCGACGCGCCCTTCGGACCGGCCTGTTCATCGGTACCCGAGGACGGCGCCGGCTCGTTCGACGGCATGGCCGAGGACCCGGTGGCCACCGCCGCGTCCAACAACCCCGCCCTGTCCACGCTGGTGACGGCGGTGAAGAAGGCGGGTCTGGTCGACACCCTCAACAACGCCCAGAACATCACGGTGTTCGCGCCGACCAATGACGCCTTCGCGAAGATCCCGAAGGAGACCCTGAACAAGGTCCTGGCCGACAAGGAGCAGCTGACGCAGATCCTCACCTACCACGTGGTGGGCCAGAAGCTGACGCCGAAGGACCTTGAGAAGGGCTCCTACGAGACCCTGCAGAAGTCGAAGCTGACCACGACCGGCTCGGGTGAGTCCTACACCGTCAACGACTCCGCGAAGGTGGTGTGCGGCAACGTCAGGACGGCCAACGCGAACGTCTACATCATCGACACGGTCCTGATGCCGGCCTCCTGA
- a CDS encoding class I SAM-dependent RNA methyltransferase, which yields MQAEEKKSLVGEEYEVEIGPVAHGGHCIARTDAGQVLFVRHTLPGERVVARVTEGEEGDRFLRADAVEILTASKDRVEAPCPYAGPGRCGGCDWQHAKPGAQRRLKGEVVAEQLQRLAGLTPEDVGWDGTVMPAEGDKLPAGQVPQWRTRVQYAVDADGHAGLRRHRSHEVEPVDHCMIAAEGVSELGIEKRDWTGMASVEAIAATGSQDRQVILTPRPGARLPIVELDKPVSVMRVGEKDGGTHRVHGRPFVRERADGRTHRVGSGGFWQVHPKAADTLVTAVMQGLLPRKGEMALDLYCGVGLFAGALADRLGDKGAVLGIESGKRAVEDARHNLADFERVRIEQGKVESVLPRTGISEVDLIVLDPPRAGAGRKTVEHLASLGARRIAYVACDPAALARDLGYFRDGGYRVRTLRAFDLFPMTHHVECVAILEPAK from the coding sequence ATGCAGGCAGAAGAAAAGAAGTCGCTGGTGGGGGAGGAGTACGAGGTCGAGATCGGCCCCGTCGCCCACGGTGGGCACTGCATCGCCCGCACCGACGCGGGCCAGGTGCTGTTCGTCCGGCACACGCTGCCCGGCGAGCGGGTCGTGGCCCGGGTGACCGAGGGCGAGGAGGGCGACCGCTTCCTGCGCGCCGATGCCGTCGAGATCCTCACGGCCTCCAAGGACCGCGTCGAGGCGCCCTGCCCCTACGCCGGCCCCGGCCGCTGCGGCGGCTGCGACTGGCAGCACGCGAAGCCGGGGGCGCAGCGCCGGCTGAAGGGCGAGGTCGTCGCCGAGCAGCTGCAGCGGCTCGCGGGCCTGACGCCCGAGGACGTCGGCTGGGACGGCACGGTGATGCCGGCCGAGGGCGACAAGCTGCCCGCCGGACAGGTGCCGCAGTGGCGCACGCGCGTGCAGTACGCCGTCGACGCCGACGGTCACGCCGGACTGCGCCGGCACCGCTCGCACGAGGTGGAGCCGGTCGACCACTGCATGATCGCCGCCGAGGGCGTCAGCGAGCTGGGCATCGAGAAGCGGGACTGGACGGGCATGGCCTCGGTGGAGGCCATCGCGGCGACGGGTTCGCAGGACCGCCAGGTGATCCTCACGCCGCGGCCCGGCGCGCGGCTGCCGATCGTCGAGCTGGACAAGCCGGTCTCAGTGATGCGGGTCGGCGAGAAGGACGGCGGCACGCACCGCGTCCACGGCCGTCCCTTCGTCCGCGAGCGCGCCGACGGCCGCACCCACCGGGTCGGCAGCGGCGGCTTCTGGCAGGTCCACCCGAAGGCCGCGGACACCCTGGTCACGGCGGTCATGCAGGGCCTGCTGCCGCGCAAGGGCGAGATGGCGCTGGACCTGTACTGCGGCGTCGGCCTCTTCGCGGGCGCCCTTGCCGACCGCCTCGGCGACAAGGGCGCGGTCCTCGGCATCGAGTCCGGCAAGCGCGCGGTGGAGGACGCCCGGCACAATCTGGCCGACTTCGAGCGCGTCCGCATCGAGCAGGGCAAGGTCGAGTCGGTCCTGCCGCGCACGGGCATCTCCGAGGTCGACCTGATCGTCCTGGACCCGCCGCGAGCGGGAGCGGGCCGCAAGACGGTCGAGCACCTTGCTTCGCTGGGCGCGCGGCGGATCGCCTACGTGGCCTGCGATCCTGCCGCTCTGGCGCGGGACTTGGGGTACTTCCGGGACGGGGGGTACCGGGTGCGGACCCTGCGGGCGTTCGATCTGTTTCCGATGACTCATCATGTGGAGTGCGTGGCGATTCTGGAGCCGGCGAAGTAG
- a CDS encoding APC family permease, which translates to MSKLTDVPKRILIGRALRSDRLAETLLPKRIALPVFASDPLSSVAYAPGEVLLVLSIAGVSAYHFSPWIALAVVVLMFTVVASYRQNVHAYPSGGGDYEVATTNLGPKAGLTVASALLVDYVLTVAVSISSGIENLGSAIPFVVEHKVECAAAVILLLTVMNLRGVRESGSLFAIPTYVFVAGVFIMIAWGAFRGLVLDDTMRAPTASYEIKPEHEGLAGFAMVFLLLRAFSSGCAALTGVEAISNGVPAFRKPKSKNAATTLAMMGLLAVTMFCGIIGLAMATKVRMAENPAVDLVKDGVAVGSGYVQNPVITQVAEAVFGKGSFFFIVLAAATALVLFLAANTAYNGFPVLGSILAQDRYLPRQLHTRGDRLAFSNGIVLLAGAAVLLVWIYGADSTRLIQLYIVGVFVSFTLSQIGMVRHWNRLLATEKDMAQRRHMVRSRAINTFGAFFTGLVLVVVLVTKFTHGAWVALLGMVIFYVTMTAIRRHYDHVSEELSAPEGPSDDSVRPSRVHSVVLVSKIHRPALRALAYAKLLRSDTLEALSVNVDPAETKALREEWERRGIDVPLKVLDSPYREITRPIIEYVKGLRKESPRDAVSVIIPEYVVGHWYEHLLHNQSALRLKGRLLFTPGIMVTSVPYQLQSSEAAKVRARKRGEWNAPGAVRRGPAQERAKETEARK; encoded by the coding sequence GTGTCCAAACTGACCGACGTGCCCAAGCGGATTCTGATCGGGCGCGCACTGCGCAGTGATCGGCTGGCGGAAACGCTCCTGCCGAAGCGCATCGCGCTGCCCGTCTTCGCCTCCGACCCGCTGTCCTCCGTGGCGTACGCGCCCGGAGAAGTGCTGCTGGTCCTCTCCATCGCGGGCGTGTCGGCCTACCACTTCAGCCCCTGGATCGCCCTCGCGGTCGTCGTGCTGATGTTCACCGTGGTGGCCTCCTACCGGCAGAACGTGCACGCCTACCCGAGCGGCGGCGGCGACTACGAGGTGGCGACCACCAACCTTGGCCCCAAGGCGGGCCTGACGGTGGCCAGCGCGCTCCTGGTCGACTACGTCCTGACCGTCGCCGTGTCCATCTCCTCCGGCATCGAGAACCTGGGCTCCGCGATCCCGTTCGTCGTCGAGCACAAGGTCGAGTGCGCGGCCGCGGTGATCCTGCTGCTGACGGTGATGAACCTGCGCGGCGTGCGGGAGTCCGGCAGCCTCTTCGCGATCCCGACGTACGTCTTCGTCGCGGGCGTCTTCATCATGATCGCCTGGGGCGCGTTCCGCGGGCTGGTCCTGGACGACACCATGCGGGCACCCACGGCGTCGTACGAGATCAAACCCGAGCACGAGGGCCTCGCCGGCTTCGCGATGGTCTTCCTGCTGCTGCGCGCGTTCTCCTCCGGCTGTGCCGCGCTCACCGGCGTCGAGGCGATCTCCAACGGCGTCCCGGCCTTCCGCAAGCCCAAGTCGAAGAACGCCGCGACCACGCTGGCGATGATGGGCCTGCTGGCCGTCACCATGTTCTGCGGCATCATCGGGCTCGCCATGGCGACCAAGGTCCGCATGGCCGAGAACCCGGCCGTCGACCTGGTCAAGGACGGTGTCGCGGTCGGCTCCGGCTACGTCCAGAACCCCGTGATCACCCAGGTCGCCGAGGCCGTCTTCGGCAAGGGCAGCTTCTTCTTCATCGTGCTCGCCGCGGCCACCGCGCTGGTGCTGTTCCTCGCGGCCAACACCGCCTACAACGGCTTCCCGGTGCTCGGCTCGATCCTCGCCCAGGACCGCTATCTGCCGCGCCAGCTGCACACCCGCGGCGACCGGCTCGCCTTCTCCAACGGCATCGTGCTGCTGGCGGGCGCGGCCGTGCTGCTGGTGTGGATCTACGGCGCCGACTCCACACGCCTGATCCAGCTGTACATCGTCGGCGTGTTCGTGTCCTTCACGCTCAGCCAGATCGGCATGGTCCGGCACTGGAACCGCCTGCTGGCCACGGAGAAGGACATGGCCCAGCGCCGCCACATGGTCCGCTCCCGCGCGATCAACACCTTCGGCGCCTTCTTCACCGGGCTCGTCCTGGTGGTCGTCCTGGTCACCAAGTTCACGCACGGCGCCTGGGTCGCCCTGCTCGGCATGGTGATCTTCTACGTGACGATGACGGCGATCCGCCGCCACTACGACCACGTCTCCGAGGAGCTCTCCGCCCCCGAGGGCCCCAGCGACGACAGCGTCCGGCCGTCCCGGGTGCACTCCGTCGTCCTGGTCTCCAAGATCCACCGGCCCGCGCTGCGCGCCCTCGCCTACGCCAAGCTGCTGCGCTCGGACACCCTGGAGGCGCTCAGCGTCAACGTCGACCCGGCGGAGACCAAGGCGCTGCGCGAGGAGTGGGAGCGGCGCGGCATCGACGTACCGCTGAAGGTCCTCGACTCGCCCTACCGCGAGATCACGCGGCCGATCATCGAGTACGTGAAGGGGCTGCGGAAGGAGTCGCCGCGCGACGCGGTGTCCGTGATCATCCCCGAGTACGTCGTCGGCCACTGGTACGAGCATCTGCTGCACAACCAGAGCGCGCTGCGGCTGAAGGGCCGGCTGCTGTTCACGCCGGGCATCATGGTCACCTCGGTGCCCTACCAGCTCCAGTCCTCCGAGGCCGCGAAGGTCCGCGCCCGCAAGCGCGGGGAGTGGAACGCGCCGGGTGCGGTGCGACGGGGGCCGGCGCAGGAGCGGGCCAAGGAGACCGAAGCCCGGAAGTGA